In the Arachis ipaensis cultivar K30076 chromosome B04, Araip1.1, whole genome shotgun sequence genome, NNNNNNNNNNNNNNaccttaataaaaaattattttagaattatttagaaaaatatttaataaatgtTTACAACTCTATTTTTTTCAACTGCATTCATatgttaatattattaatatcttTCTATATGAATAACCATAGTGAATAATATCTACctaactaattataatttttttaaaaggaaGCTTATTCTTGCAATTAAAGAATATGTTACAAAAAAACACCAAAATAAATAGTTAAAgtgttcaaatccaaaccaaTTTAAATAAATCTGCTCATTCAACCCAAGCAAAATAGAAAATTGATCGAAGCcacactaatttaaattatattgaaTATTATTTTCGGTAAATTACATAAATATGCAAGTAAATCTAATTACTTTTAACttccaaattaaacaaaattttaaatatgcANNNNNNNNNNNNNNNNNNNNNNNNNNNNNNNNNNNNNNNNNNNNNNNNNNNNNNNNNNNNNNNNNNNNNNNNNNNNNNNNNNNNNNNNNNNNNNNNNNNNNNNNNNNNNNNNNNNNNNNNNNNNNNNNNNNNNNNNNNNNNNNNNNNNNNNNNNNNNNNNNNNNNNNNNNNNNNNNCaagtaaatataattaaatacaattttttttaaaaacttcatgaaaataaatttaatattatttttaaatttctttaaatttaatagttttttatatataaattttaatttattttaaatctaGGAAAGTATAATTCATTGTGTATAAAAGCTGAATTAAGATGCTATGACTTGTCTCCGTAACTGATTCCCGTATACGATGCTTCAGAAGATAACGAACTTAACAAACTTATCAATCCAAACAAACTCTGTTTCTCTCTTTTCAGTTTTCAGTTTTCACTGCTAAATGCCGATGAAAAAACAACACACACTCTTCCCTTTCttgctttcttcctttctttacaGCGTTTCATCAGTCACACCCGATTTTATTCGATTCGaatcaattcaacaaatgccgTCCTTCTCGCGCTCGTTTTCATAAACCTCCGCGAAACCATCTTATGTGGGTTGAGCAGTCACCTCATTCGTCCGCTTAAGCAATTGTCAAGGTTTCGGATCCCGCTTTGTACATTCATCAATCATTGGCCAGCAATAGACTGTTAAATAAAGTTCAGATTCGCCATGGATTAGTTTTTAGCCTATCCGACTAGAGAATACTGTGgacaacaaaaaaaatacacctcCGCGAATTTCTCTCCTGGAGCCTCCCTTCTCATCCCCAAGCCGCCGTGTCCAGCATCGTCATCTCTGAAATTCTCCCCTGAGCAACGCTCCATGGCGAAAGCCAAGAATCAGAGGAAAACCGCCTTGGTGTCGACGTCCAATCATCAGAGGAGGACGTGCATGTGTTCCCCTACGACGCACCCTGGCTCCTTCCGCTGCTCCTACCACAAACGCCTCGTCGAACAGCAGCAACAGCAAATGGCGTCGTTTCATTCTGCTTCTTCTTCGAGTGGTAACACCCTAAATCTTCGAAGATCGGCGATGCAGAACTTGCTGGTGCGGATCGGAGGAGTGGAGGGCGAGCTGGTGAAGAGAGCTCTGAGTACTCTGATCAGACCCTCCTCGCACAACCATCGCCGCCGTGAAGCCTTTCATTCAAGGCAGAGCTGCCTCTCCATCATGTCCAAGGCAGAAGATTAGTAAATTCTCCTGTGTTTCTTTGTTGATCATatcatccttttattttttttacaaaggGTGGATGCATTAAAAAGAAATAGTTActgtgaatattttttttttcttttgatgttGAATTTGTGAATAGTATTTCTCTTTGAAAAGAAACAAGAAGGAAGACTAAAGTCTTATCGATTTATCATTTATAATTGTTACAAAGCACTGTGAACCATTGAAACATTGCAATGTGCAAGTGACATTGTATGACAGTAATTATCTTACCAAAAAGCACTAGATATACCAATACAATGTAATATTTTGTTGATGGAGTTCTTATTACTAACTACTTGCCAGTGTTTGTGTTTGCAtacaattaatttttttcttcctGCAACTTTCTGCTAAAATGATCATAGTTCTTGTTTATTATATTCAAAGAGTCGCACTTGGGAACTTGCATGGACCTCGACCTGTTTCCAAAACCAAACACACAAACAAAACATCAAATAAGAAATCTCATTGTTTTAGAAGCCTTGTAGAAATGAAAGGAAAGAAAACTCACTAGGATTGGAAGTTGTTTGTTGAGCAAGTCCATTGAAATAGCAAGTGGCTCCTTGACTTCTAAACTTGGACCAGTAAGAGCTAAATACATAGCTGGCATGAGCAGCAATGGAAACAGGCTCATAGCACTCTCTTCCTGGTGCAAGACCATCACAATTCACATTACTTTGGTTGCAAGTATATGTCAATGCAGCTTCCAATTCCATTGCATTTGCTCCTTTCACTGCCACACACCACACCCTCCCTTTGTAAGGGACATTGTTCTTTGGAGGTGGCAATGGCCCAAAGTCGGCCGCAGCCGACTTTCCTGTCAGGTCTATTTGATAGACTGGCGTGCCATCCGGGTGTAACAAGCCCCAGTGTCGCTCTGTCCCTGGACCAGGCTTTTGATTTTCGTCGAACAATGAAAAGATGTAAGTTGGGATTGGAACTCCAGGCCTAGCTGGGGTGCCAAGAGGTGGATTTGTTGTCATTCTTTGGATCAAATTGCGGTTATATGTGGCTGCATTGAATATGTTTGCCCCAGGCTCGTCGATGTCACCGGAATTAGGCCATCCTGTTTCGGATATGGCGAGCGGGATATTGGAGAAGCCGAGTTTGGACATAGCAAATATGACAGAATCTAGCATTTGGTCTAACAAATTGGTGTAGACTAAGGCACTGCCAGGATCTCTTATGCTTAAGCCTCCTCTGAATAGAGCAAAGTCAAGGCTAATGTTATAAGGGTTTTGTGACCATGGAAAATATGGATACACATCAATGAAGAAAAATGACTTGGTTCTGTTTAAGAAGTTAAGCAATGGTATGATCACATTGTCTCTTATCTCATATCGGAACATCCCTCTTGATGGTGGGAAGGTTGATTCCAACACATCCATTGCCAATGGGGTGCCAACTTTGATGGATGAGATGTTTAGAGCCTTGAGGGATCTCTTGATCATTTGCATTGCTGGCACAAGATCGCGCCACATTTGCCGGCCTTGTTCCGAGTAGGAGCTTAGCACCTCATTGCCGACGAGGAGGTAGCGAATCTTGGTTTTGGGAAGGTAAGGTAGGACATTGTTCCTCACCCATTCTTCCGCTGCTCTTCGGTTCACGGCAATGTTTGAGATTTCATTGTTTGGGACCATAACTGAGACTTGAATCTTTCTATTTGATAGAAGGTTTAGAATGTCAGGGTTGGCATCATAGAGCTTCACATGTCTAGCTTTCATTTTTGTTAGTAGCTCTATGGAGAGGTATGGAGAAGGTAGATTGTTTCCAAGTTGGCCATAGTTTACACCAATGTTGTTGTTTGAGGCTTTTGCTCCTATAAAAATAGTGGAAACGGTGTTACATAGTTTAGAAAATGGGATGGCATAGCAAGGAAAAGAAATGTGAGTTTTCAAACTTACTTGATAATGAAAGTAACCATAGGAGAAATACAGCCAAAAGACCCATTTCTCCAACTTTTTGTGCTAGCTATCCAGTGACTAGTTGCCTCCAATTACGTCTATGCAGTGTGCAGTAGAATGAGGGTAAGTTGTATGAATTTATAGAATGAGATAAGCTTTGCCACAAAGAAGCCATATATATCTTAGGCTGAAGGATCTTTATGATTGTATTAAATAAAgggctttctttttctctttaaagTATGTTCTTTTGAAGCAAGAAATAGGAAAGAAATGTGGGTGTTTATAAATGACTAAATTAGTGATAACTTGTAAAAGGCAAGGGTGTGatcgctttttctttttttcttgctTTGACCTATTTTTTTCAACTTATTGTGTATCAAGAAATGTAGTTACATTAGTCACAAACTTTAGAAGGGGGATAAAGAACCCACAAATGAATGAAAATTAGACTAATGTATTAAGGTTTACTCATGTATCTCTTGTGAAGATGGATAACCGGCTAATTAAATTTCACTCTCCAAGTAGCCCCTTTTTCATGACATTTTTTCAATTTCACTGGAGTCATATTGAAAAGAAATTACATGTTATATTGTGCACATGCCTTCCAAGTCTCTTGGTATGTTTCTAGACATAAGTTTGACGATCCAAACAAATGACATTTAAGGTTTGGGACATATCAAAATCTTTCCCAAAGCTCAGTAAGTTCCTCTTCTCAAATGCAAGAGAGTTCACCAATGCCAACTGATGAAATAGGACACGATTCATGCCTAGAAACAGAAACCCACGAGTTCTGCATTTGGTTCCAATCACCATCGACAACGTCTCCGAAAGAAATAACATGAAGGTATTAAGGGCTTCATAatatggatgatgatgatgatcaatGTGCCgctgctgctgctgttgctgCATATTACAAATCTCGAGAAACTTAACCTGATGGTGGAGTAAAAAGGGGCCAGTTTTCCGATCACAAAATATAACCCAGTGAAAACACAGAAGAAAATGTAATAAAGGTGAGTTTGGAACCACTGTTTGAACTAATTTGGTTTGCAAATCAATTACATTGTTGGATtttaagaaaaagatgaaaatcgAATTGATTTGTAATCCAAGGGATTTTATCTTGTTGTAACTGAAATATTTTTATccatcaaatataaaataaaaagattagCCATCTAAAGTGTGTACTTAGCCAGAGCAAAAAGAAAAACCCTTTCTTCAATATGTGAGGGGAAAAAAAGCAGCAGCTTAAGAACTAGTAactactaactaactaactaagtttttttttctataaataggtTTTAA is a window encoding:
- the LOC107638096 gene encoding probable glucan endo-1,3-beta-glucosidase A6, giving the protein MGLLAVFLLWLLSLSRAKASNNNIGVNYGQLGNNLPSPYLSIELLTKMKARHVKLYDANPDILNLLSNRKIQVSVMVPNNEISNIAVNRRAAEEWVRNNVLPYLPKTKIRYLLVGNEVLSSYSEQGRQMWRDLVPAMQMIKRSLKALNISSIKVGTPLAMDVLESTFPPSRGMFRYEIRDNVIIPLLNFLNRTKSFFFIDVYPYFPWSQNPYNISLDFALFRGGLSIRDPGSALVYTNLLDQMLDSVIFAMSKLGFSNIPLAISETGWPNSGDIDEPGANIFNAATYNRNLIQRMTTNPPLGTPARPGVPIPTYIFSLFDENQKPGPGTERHWGLLHPDGTPVYQIDLTGKSAAADFGPLPPPKNNVPYKGRVWCVAVKGANAMELEAALTYTCNQSNVNCDGLAPGRECYEPVSIAAHASYVFSSYWSKFRSQGATCYFNGLAQQTTSNPSRGPCKFPSATL
- the LOC107637182 gene encoding uncharacterized protein LOC107637182; protein product: MAKAKNQRKTALVSTSNHQRRTCMCSPTTHPGSFRCSYHKRLVEQQQQQMASFHSASSSSGNTLNLRRSAMQNLLVRIGGVEGELVKRALSTLIRPSSHNHRRREAFHSRQSCLSIMSKAED